A genomic segment from Tissierella sp. encodes:
- a CDS encoding EF-Tu/IF-2/RF-3 family GTPase, with the protein TGDNVEIVGLAEEARTVVVTGVEMFRKLLDEAQAGDNIGALLRGVQRAEIERGQVLAKPKSIKPHLKFESEVYVLSKEEGGRHTPFFNGYRPQFYFRTTDVTGDIALEEGTEMVMPGDNAKFTIELITPIAIEEGLRFSIREGGRTVGSGVVTKVLA; encoded by the coding sequence ACAGGCGACAACGTAGAAATCGTAGGATTAGCAGAAGAAGCAAGAACAGTAGTAGTAACAGGAGTAGAAATGTTTAGAAAATTATTAGATGAAGCACAAGCAGGAGATAACATAGGAGCACTTCTAAGAGGAGTACAAAGAGCAGAAATTGAAAGAGGCCAAGTATTAGCAAAGCCAAAATCAATAAAACCACATCTAAAATTTGAATCAGAAGTATATGTATTATCAAAAGAAGAAGGTGGAAGACATACACCATTCTTTAACGGATACAGACCACAATTCTATTTTAGAACAACAGACGTAACAGGAGACATAGCATTAGAAGAAGGCACAGAAATGGTAATGCCAGGAGACAATGCAAAGTTTACAATAGAACTAATTACACCAATCGCAATAGAAGAAGGATTAAGATTCTCAATTCGTGAAGGTGGAAGAACTGTAGGATCAGGAGTTGTAACTAAAGTTCTTGCTTAA
- the rpsJ gene encoding 30S ribosomal protein S10, which translates to MSNNGKQKIRIRLKAYDHELLDTSAQKIVETAKRTGATVSGPVPLPTEKEIITILRAVHKYKDSREQFEQRTHKRLIDILNPNQKTVDSLMKLNLPAGVDIEIRS; encoded by the coding sequence ATGTCAAATAACGGTAAACAAAAAATTAGAATTAGGTTAAAAGCTTATGATCACGAGCTACTAGATACTTCAGCTCAAAAAATTGTTGAGACTGCAAAGAGAACAGGTGCAACAGTATCTGGACCTGTGCCATTACCAACAGAAAAAGAAATAATAACTATATTAAGAGCAGTTCATAAGTACAAAGACTCTAGAGAGCAATTTGAACAAAGAACTCACAAGAGACTAATTGATATCTTAAATCCTAATCAAAAAACTGTAGATTCACTTATGAAATTGAATTTACCAGCTGGAGTAGATATAGAAATTAGGTCATAA
- the rplC gene encoding 50S ribosomal protein L3 — protein MKNMIGRKIGMTQIFKEDGSVVPVTVVEAGPLVVVQKKTVEIDGYNAIQVGFANIKEQRINKPLKGHFNKGNIEYKKYLMEFKVENPDEYQIGQEIKADVFAEADMVDVTGVSKGKGTAGVIKRHGFGRGRMSHGSKFHRRPGGLSAGTYPGRVFKGHRMAGRMGNEKVTIQNLEVVRVDVEKNLILIKGAIPGPKKGIVTIKATVKKQ, from the coding sequence ATGAAAAACATGATAGGAAGAAAAATTGGGATGACTCAAATTTTCAAAGAAGATGGATCTGTAGTTCCTGTAACAGTTGTTGAAGCTGGACCATTAGTGGTTGTTCAAAAGAAAACTGTTGAAATAGATGGATATAATGCAATCCAAGTTGGATTTGCTAACATAAAGGAACAAAGAATAAACAAACCTTTAAAGGGACATTTTAACAAGGGAAACATTGAGTATAAAAAATATTTAATGGAATTTAAAGTAGAAAACCCAGATGAATACCAAATAGGTCAAGAAATAAAAGCAGATGTATTTGCAGAGGCAGATATGGTAGATGTTACGGGTGTTTCTAAAGGTAAAGGTACTGCTGGTGTTATAAAGAGACATGGCTTTGGTAGAGGTAGAATGTCCCATGGTTCTAAATTCCACAGAAGACCAGGTGGTTTGTCAGCTGGTACTTACCCAGGTAGAGTATTTAAAGGTCATAGAATGGCTGGAAGAATGGGTAATGAAAAAGTAACAATACAAAACCTTGAAGTTGTTCGTGTAGATGTAGAAAAGAATTTAATCCTGATAAAAGGCGCAATACCTGGACCTAAAAAAGGAATAGTAACTATTAAGGCGACGGTTAAAAAGCAATAA
- the rplD gene encoding 50S ribosomal protein L4 translates to MPKVNVYNMLGEQVGEIELSDNIFGIEVNQHVVYEVVKNQLANKRQGTQSTKTRAEVRGGGRKPWKQKGTGRARQGSTNAPHFTGGGVTFGPKPRDYSYKVPKKVRRLALKSALTSKVLNNEIIVIDEINFDTPKTKDMANFLTKINADKKALIVMGERNTNVIRSANNIPNVATALVNTINVYDILKYNSFIITKDAVSKVEEVYA, encoded by the coding sequence ATGCCTAAAGTAAATGTTTATAACATGTTAGGAGAACAAGTAGGTGAAATTGAATTAAGCGACAATATATTTGGAATCGAAGTAAACCAACATGTAGTTTATGAAGTTGTAAAAAACCAACTTGCAAATAAGAGACAAGGTACACAATCCACTAAAACTAGAGCAGAAGTAAGAGGCGGTGGTAGAAAACCTTGGAAACAAAAAGGTACTGGTAGAGCAAGACAAGGAAGTACAAACGCACCACATTTCACAGGTGGTGGAGTTACATTTGGACCAAAGCCAAGAGATTACAGTTATAAGGTGCCTAAGAAAGTTAGAAGACTTGCACTAAAATCAGCTTTAACTTCAAAAGTTCTAAACAATGAAATAATTGTAATTGATGAAATAAACTTTGATACTCCTAAAACTAAAGATATGGCTAACTTCTTAACTAAAATCAATGCTGATAAGAAAGCTCTAATCGTTATGGGAGAAAGAAATACAAATGTAATTAGATCAGCAAACAATATCCCAAATGTAGCAACTGCTCTTGTTAATACAATAAATGTTTATGATATATTAAAATACAATTCATTTATTATAACTAAAGATGCAGTAAGTAAAGTGGAGGAGGTGTATGCATAA
- the rplW gene encoding 50S ribosomal protein L23, whose translation MRNPHDIIIRPIITERSMDDMAYGKYTFVVDKKTNKAEVKKAVETIFGVTVEKVSTMNMLGKIKRQGAHSGKRPDWKKAIVKLTEDSKRIEFFEGME comes from the coding sequence ATGCGTAATCCACACGATATTATCATCAGACCAATAATAACTGAGAGAAGTATGGATGATATGGCATACGGCAAATATACTTTTGTGGTTGATAAAAAAACTAATAAGGCTGAAGTAAAAAAAGCTGTAGAAACTATATTCGGTGTAACAGTTGAAAAAGTAAGCACTATGAATATGCTTGGTAAAATCAAGAGACAAGGTGCTCATTCTGGTAAAAGACCAGATTGGAAAAAAGCTATAGTAAAATTAACTGAAGACTCTAAGAGAATAGAATTCTTCGAAGGAATGGAATAG
- the rplB gene encoding 50S ribosomal protein L2 — MSIRKFKPTSPALRQMTVSSFEEITKTEPEKSLVVNLNRSGGRNSQGRITIRHRGGGAKRKYRIIDFKRDKDGIPGRVAAIEYDPNRTANIALIFYVDGEKRYILAPHKLNVGDMIESGEKADIKIGNSLKLKDIPVGTTVHNVELKPGKGAQLVRSAGASAQLMAKEGEFAQLRLPSGEFRLVRIDCRATIGQVGNLSHELITIGKAGRSRHMGIRPTVRGTAMNPVDHPHGGGEGRAPIGMAAPSTPWGKPALGLKTRKKSKKSNKYIVRRRTK, encoded by the coding sequence ATGAGCATTAGAAAATTTAAACCAACTTCCCCTGCACTTAGACAAATGACAGTTTCTTCATTTGAAGAAATCACAAAAACAGAGCCTGAAAAGTCACTAGTTGTTAATTTAAATAGAAGTGGTGGAAGAAACTCTCAAGGCCGAATTACTATTCGTCACAGAGGTGGTGGAGCTAAGAGAAAATATAGAATAATAGATTTCAAAAGAGATAAAGATGGAATACCAGGTCGTGTAGCTGCTATTGAATATGATCCTAATAGAACAGCAAACATTGCTCTTATATTTTATGTTGATGGTGAGAAAAGATATATACTTGCTCCACATAAATTAAATGTAGGAGATATGATAGAATCTGGAGAAAAAGCAGATATTAAAATTGGTAATTCTTTAAAACTAAAAGATATACCAGTAGGTACAACTGTTCACAATGTTGAATTGAAACCTGGAAAAGGTGCACAACTTGTTAGATCAGCAGGAGCATCTGCTCAATTAATGGCAAAAGAAGGGGAATTCGCACAACTTAGACTTCCTTCAGGAGAATTTAGACTAGTTAGAATTGATTGTAGAGCTACTATAGGTCAAGTTGGAAATTTATCTCATGAACTTATTACTATCGGTAAAGCTGGTAGAAGTAGACATATGGGTATTAGACCTACTGTTAGAGGTACTGCAATGAACCCTGTTGACCATCCACACGGAGGTGGAGAAGGTAGAGCACCTATTGGTATGGCTGCACCATCAACTCCATGGGGTAAACCAGCACTGGGACTTAAGACTAGAAAGAAAAGCAAGAAATCAAACAAATATATCGTAAGAAGAAGGACTAAGTAG
- the rpsS gene encoding 30S ribosomal protein S19, with protein sequence MGRSLKKGPFCDDHLLKKVEELNKSNEKKVIKTWSRRSTIFPDMVNHTIAVHDGRKHVPIYITEDMVGHKLGEFVSTRTFRSHIDKNERSSGVR encoded by the coding sequence ATGGGTAGATCTCTTAAAAAAGGACCCTTTTGTGATGATCATCTTCTAAAAAAAGTAGAAGAGCTAAACAAAAGCAATGAAAAGAAAGTTATAAAAACATGGTCACGTCGTTCAACTATATTTCCAGATATGGTTAACCATACAATAGCTGTACATGACGGAAGAAAACATGTTCCCATATATATTACTGAGGATATGGTAGGCCACAAACTAGGTGAATTTGTTTCAACGAGAACTTTTAGATCTCATATTGATAAAAACGAAAGATCATCTGGTGTAAGATAG
- the rplV gene encoding 50S ribosomal protein L22, translated as MEARAIAKYIRISPLKVNFICREITGKQVDEALAILKFTPKRGAKVLEKVLNSAVANAENNFNMDRDSLYVSEAFANDGPHMKRWRPKAKGMAYPIIKRSSHIGVVVKERD; from the coding sequence GTGGAAGCTAGAGCTATAGCGAAATATATACGAATTTCACCTTTAAAGGTAAACTTCATATGTAGAGAAATTACAGGCAAGCAAGTAGACGAAGCCTTAGCGATCTTGAAGTTTACACCTAAAAGAGGAGCGAAAGTTCTTGAAAAGGTTCTAAACTCTGCAGTTGCAAATGCTGAAAACAATTTTAATATGGATAGAGATAGCCTTTATGTATCAGAAGCTTTTGCTAATGATGGTCCACATATGAAAAGATGGAGACCAAAAGCGAAAGGTATGGCTTATCCAATAATAAAAAGAAGTAGTCATATAGGAGTAGTAGTTAAAGAAAGAGATTAG
- the rpsC gene encoding 30S ribosomal protein S3, giving the protein MGQKVNPHGLRVGIVKDWDSKWYADKKTFNEYLVEDHKIREFVKKKLFISGISKIEIERAANRIKLTVFTAKPGMVIGKGGSGVEELRLDIERMTKKSVVVNVEEIKIPELDAQLVAENIASQLERRVSFRRAMKQAIQRTMRFGGKGIKTQVAGRVGGADMARTEGYSEGSIPLQTLRADIDYGFAEANTTFGKIGVKVWLYKGEILPTKKVAKVEENIEK; this is encoded by the coding sequence ATGGGTCAAAAAGTTAACCCACACGGTCTAAGGGTCGGCATAGTTAAAGACTGGGATTCCAAATGGTATGCAGATAAGAAAACATTTAATGAATATTTAGTAGAAGACCATAAAATTCGTGAGTTCGTTAAGAAGAAACTATTTATCTCTGGTATTTCTAAAATTGAAATAGAGAGAGCAGCTAATAGAATTAAACTTACAGTATTCACTGCAAAACCAGGAATGGTAATAGGTAAAGGTGGTTCTGGAGTAGAAGAACTAAGATTAGATATTGAAAGAATGACTAAAAAATCTGTAGTTGTAAATGTTGAAGAAATAAAAATTCCGGAGTTAGATGCTCAATTAGTTGCTGAAAACATTGCATCTCAACTTGAAAGAAGAGTTTCATTTAGAAGAGCAATGAAACAAGCAATACAAAGAACTATGAGATTTGGTGGAAAAGGAATTAAAACTCAAGTTGCAGGAAGAGTTGGTGGAGCAGATATGGCGAGAACTGAAGGCTATAGTGAAGGATCAATACCTCTGCAAACCCTAAGAGCAGATATAGATTATGGATTTGCTGAAGCAAATACTACCTTCGGTAAAATTGGTGTAAAAGTATGGCTATATAAAGGCGAAATTCTTCCTACTAAAAAGGTTGCAAAAGTAGAAGAAAATATTGAAAAATAG